The Streptomyces sp. R28 region CCGCCCATCGGCTTGCCGTGCTGGCGTCGTACCGCGCCGACGATCTGCATCGACGTCATCCGCTGCGGCCGCTGCTGGCCGAGTTGGTGCGGCTGCCCGCCGTCGAGCGGCTCGAACTGCGTCCGCTGGCGGACGCCGAGGTGGCGCGTCTGGTGCGGGCCGTGCAGGAGCTGCCGCTGTCGGACGTCACGGTCCGGCGGATCGTCGAGCGGGCCGAGGGCAACGCCTTCTACGCCGAGGAGCTGGTCGCGGCGACCGACACGGAGGCCGGCGGGGTGCCCAGCGGGCTGGCCGACGTTCTCCTCATACGGTTCGAGCAGCTCTCCGACACCGCCCAGCAGGTGCTGCGTACGGCCGCCGTCGCGGGGCGCCGTGTCGAACACGAGCTGCTGCGGGGCGCCGTGGGTATCCCGGAGGAGGAGCTGGAGGCGGCGCTGCGGGAGGCGATCGGGCGACAGCTGCTCGTGGCCGGCGACGGCGACACGTACGCGTTCCGGCACGCGCTCGCCCGTGAGGCGGTGTACGCCGATCTGCTGCCCGGTGAACGAGCCCGGCTGCACGGTGCGTTCGCCCGGCTGCTCACCGGACGCGGCCGTCCCGCCGAGACGGCGGCGGGGCGCGCCCACCACTACCGCGAGAGCCACGACCTGGCCGAGGCGCTGGCCGCCTCGCTGGAGGCCGCCGACCACGCGCACCGGGTCGGCGCGCCCGCCGAGGAGCTACGGCACCTGGAGGCCGCCCTGGACCTGTGGTCGTCGGTGGAGCCGTCGGCGCGGCCCTCGGGCGAGGGCAACGACCGTGTGACGCTCACGCTGCGCGCGTCGGCGGGGGGCGCCCACGCCGGGGACTCGCACCGCGCGGTCACTCTCACCCGCTCCGCGCTCGCGGGCGTCGGCCAGGACACGGACGCCGAACTCGCCGCCCGGGTCCGCTACACCCTTGCGGGCAATCTGCTCAGCGTCGACAGCCTGGCTGCGGCCTTCGCCTACAGCAGCGAGGCGCTCGCTCTGATCCCCGCCGAGCCACCGTCGCGGACGTGGACGTGGGCGGCGGCCACGCATGTCCTGGCGGCACGCCAGGTCGGGGAGAACGAGACCGCGCTGCGGGTCGGCCGCGAGGCCCTGCGCACGGCCGAGGAATTGCAGGTGACGGATGCCCAGGCCGACCTGCTCATGTCTCTGACCGGACTCGAAGGAGGCAGCCGCAGCACGCCGGAGGGCCGGGAACGGATGTGCCAGGCCCGGGAGTTGGCGCGGCGTGCGGGCAACGCGACGGTGGAGCTGCGCGCGCTGTTCAACCTCGCCATCGGCTGCTTCGAGTCCGGGGATCTTCAGGAGTGTCTGGCCTGGCTGACGGAGGGGCTGGACCGGGCCCGGCGTGCCGGGTTGCTGTCCTCGATGTATCCGCTGGCCATGCGGTATCTGCGGCTGCTGGTGCTGTACACGCTGGGCCGCTGGGACGAGTGCGTGAGGGCTGCCGCGGCAGACACCGAGGTGCTGCCCGCGACCGGCGGATATGCGGCCGGTCCGGCGCTGTACGTCGCTCTCGCACGCGGCGACCTCGCGGCCGCCGAGCAGGCTCGCGCCCTGCTGGAGGGGCCCTTCGACTGGATGGGCACGCTCGTCGCGGGCATCGCGCTCACCGACGCCGCCGCGCTGCGCGGTGACGCGGAGGAGGCGGTGGAGCGGATGCGGTCCACGGTCGCGGCTCTCACCGTGGAGGCGGGCACACTGCCCGACTCCACGGTCCGGCTCGCCGCCCTCGCGCTGGCCGCGGTCGCCGACCGTGCCGCCGAGTTGCGCCTGACCGGCGACGAGGCCGGGGTGCGCGGCTGGGCGGACACGGCGACCGAGCTGGTCGAGCTGGCTCGGACGGCGGCCGTGCACGGCGAGCGCGGCACACCGCAGGGCCCGGAAGGCATGGCGTGGCTGGCCCGTGCGGAGGCGGAGTGGGTGCGTGCGGTGGCCGGGCCTGACGTGCAGGCGTGGGCGAAGGCGGTGGCCGCCTCCGACTACGGCGACGAGTACGAGCGGGCGCGGTGCCGCATGCGCCACGCCGAGGCCCTGTTGGCGGCGGACGACCGTGCGGCGGCGGCCACCGAGGCCCGGGCGGCGCGGGACACGGCGGTCCGGTTCGGCGCGACGCTCCTGCTGGAGCGACTGGACGCCTTGATCCGCCGTGGCCGCCTCGCGGAAGCCTCCACCGACCGCTCCTCGCCGCTCACGGCCCGCGAGCAGGAGGTGCTGCTCCTCCTCGCCCTCGGCCGCAGCAACCGGCAGATCGGCGAGGAGCTGTACATCACCGGCAAGACGGCGAGCGTCCACGTCTCCAACATCCTCGCCAAGCTGGGTGCCGCGAGCCGCACGGAGGCGGTGGCGATCGCCTATCGGGAGGGCCTGATCACCCGCGAGGAAAGGGTCGGCTGACTCCCCCTCGTGCTCATCAGCCGGTGGTCCATCCGCTGGTGTCGCAGTCGAGGGCGGTCAGGGCGACGGCGTCGGCCCTCGCCTGCATCCCCTTGTCGTTGGGGTGGATGTGGTCGCCGCCGTCGAGGGCCGGAAGCATCCGTGCCGGGTCGTAGGGGCTGCGCAGGATGCGGTCGAAGTCGGTGACGGCGTCGAACTCGCCGCTGGTGCGGATGAACGCGTTGACCTCCTGGCGCACGGCCTCGGCGGCCGGGTCCCATTCGTGCCAGCCCTTGAAGGGGCCGACGGTCGCGCCGACGACGCACTTGCCGGCCGCGTGCGCCCGGTCGACGATCTCGCGGTAGCCGTCGATCAGGTCCTCGGCGGTGACGCCCGTATGGGCCTTGATGTCGTTCACGCCCTGGAGCAGGAACACGGTCCGCACCCCCGGCTTGGCCAGGGCATCCCGCTCCAGCCGGTTCAGCGCGCTCTGGCCGGGGTTGTCGGCGAGGACCTTGTTCCCGGACATTCCTTCGTTGGCCACGCCCTTCACCGCCGTGTCCGCCCGTTGCAGGCGGCGGGCCAGGTAGTCGGGCCAGCGGCGGTTGAGGTCGGCGGTCGACTCCCAGCCGTCGGTGATGGAGTCGCCGAGGGCGGCCACCGCTCCGGTGCCCGCGGGGGCGCGCACGGAGACGGCGTCGAGGTAGAACCAGGAGCCGGTCGGGATGGTCCAGGCGGAGCCGCTCTCCTCGGCGGTGTGGTCGCCCTGGGTGGCGTACGACGACTGCAGGGCCATCCAGTGGCCGCTGGCGGGGCCGCCCGCGTCCGGGCTGTGCAGGCTGACGACGAGGTCGGTCGCGGCGGGCAGCCTGCCGGGCAGCGGGTCGCTCCACACGGTGCTGCCCGCCGGCACGGTGACCGTGTGCGCCCCGCCGAAGGCCAGGCGCCGGTTGCTGCCCGGCCGCAGTTCGGCGCCCTGCTTCTGGATGCCCGCGTAGACGCTGTCGAAGGTCAGCGGCCGGTCCCCGAAGGCGTTGGAGAGCCGGATCCGCAGGCCGGTCCCGCCCGTGCTGGTGTGCACGACGAGCCGGTAGCCGCGGCCGGCCACACCGTCGCCCATCCGGTCGGCGCTCGCCGCCCAGGTGACGA contains the following coding sequences:
- a CDS encoding SGNH/GDSL hydrolase family protein, yielding MKAKLPLAAVLLTIAACQSPPAGATGDLSGVVTWAASADRMGDGVAGRGYRLVVHTSTGGTGLRIRLSNAFGDRPLTFDSVYAGIQKQGAELRPGSNRRLAFGGAHTVTVPAGSTVWSDPLPGRLPAATDLVVSLHSPDAGGPASGHWMALQSSYATQGDHTAEESGSAWTIPTGSWFYLDAVSVRAPAGTGAVAALGDSITDGWESTADLNRRWPDYLARRLQRADTAVKGVANEGMSGNKVLADNPGQSALNRLERDALAKPGVRTVFLLQGVNDIKAHTGVTAEDLIDGYREIVDRAHAAGKCVVGATVGPFKGWHEWDPAAEAVRQEVNAFIRTSGEFDAVTDFDRILRSPYDPARMLPALDGGDHIHPNDKGMQARADAVALTALDCDTSGWTTG
- a CDS encoding AAA family ATPase, producing MSQTSFSTPLIGREDELDRLSGVLERARGGESRAVLVAGDAGVGKTRMLDEVAGRAGADGMTVLTGHCVDLGDVGLPYLPFTEVLGVLAGEERFAEVLAAHPVVEGLLGGGTDAVRDRLRLFEGIAGLLADLTDVAPVLLVLEDLHWADQSSRDLLRFLLSRGILQRPAGGAPAHRLAVLASYRADDLHRRHPLRPLLAELVRLPAVERLELRPLADAEVARLVRAVQELPLSDVTVRRIVERAEGNAFYAEELVAATDTEAGGVPSGLADVLLIRFEQLSDTAQQVLRTAAVAGRRVEHELLRGAVGIPEEELEAALREAIGRQLLVAGDGDTYAFRHALAREAVYADLLPGERARLHGAFARLLTGRGRPAETAAGRAHHYRESHDLAEALAASLEAADHAHRVGAPAEELRHLEAALDLWSSVEPSARPSGEGNDRVTLTLRASAGGAHAGDSHRAVTLTRSALAGVGQDTDAELAARVRYTLAGNLLSVDSLAAAFAYSSEALALIPAEPPSRTWTWAAATHVLAARQVGENETALRVGREALRTAEELQVTDAQADLLMSLTGLEGGSRSTPEGRERMCQARELARRAGNATVELRALFNLAIGCFESGDLQECLAWLTEGLDRARRAGLLSSMYPLAMRYLRLLVLYTLGRWDECVRAAAADTEVLPATGGYAAGPALYVALARGDLAAAEQARALLEGPFDWMGTLVAGIALTDAAALRGDAEEAVERMRSTVAALTVEAGTLPDSTVRLAALALAAVADRAAELRLTGDEAGVRGWADTATELVELARTAAVHGERGTPQGPEGMAWLARAEAEWVRAVAGPDVQAWAKAVAASDYGDEYERARCRMRHAEALLAADDRAAAATEARAARDTAVRFGATLLLERLDALIRRGRLAEASTDRSSPLTAREQEVLLLLALGRSNRQIGEELYITGKTASVHVSNILAKLGAASRTEAVAIAYREGLITREERVG